One window of Mediterraneibacter butyricigenes genomic DNA carries:
- the pyrH gene encoding UMP kinase — translation MKRVLLKLSGEALAGEKKTGFDEATCIGVAKQVKTLVDQGIQVAIVTGGGNFWRGRTSETIDRTKADQIGMLATVMNCIYVSDIFRFVGMETEVYTPFVCGAFTKLFSKDAATEAMNNGKVVFFAGGTGHPYFSTDTGAVLRAIEIEADAMLLAKAIDGIYDSDPKVNPNAKKYAELSIQDVIDQKLAAVDLTASILCLENKLPMLVFGLNEPNSIVETMFGTFNGTKVTV, via the coding sequence ATGAAAAGAGTATTATTAAAACTCAGCGGAGAGGCACTTGCCGGTGAGAAAAAGACAGGATTTGATGAAGCGACCTGTATCGGTGTTGCAAAGCAGGTAAAGACGCTTGTTGATCAGGGAATACAGGTAGCGATTGTAACAGGTGGCGGTAACTTCTGGAGAGGAAGAACCAGCGAGACCATCGATCGTACAAAGGCCGATCAGATCGGGATGCTGGCGACGGTTATGAACTGCATTTATGTTTCCGACATTTTCCGTTTTGTGGGAATGGAGACAGAAGTATATACCCCGTTTGTATGCGGTGCATTTACCAAACTTTTTTCAAAAGATGCAGCGACAGAGGCAATGAACAATGGAAAGGTCGTATTCTTTGCAGGTGGAACCGGACATCCTTATTTCTCCACAGATACAGGAGCAGTTCTTCGCGCAATCGAGATTGAGGCGGATGCGATGCTGTTGGCAAAGGCAATCGACGGAATCTACGACAGTGACCCGAAGGTAAATCCGAATGCGAAGAAGTATGCAGAACTGAGTATTCAGGATGTGATCGATCAGAAACTGGCGGCAGTGGATCTGACAGCTTCCATCCTCTGTCTGGAGAACAAGCTTCCAATGCTGGTATTTGGTCTGAACGAACCGAACAGTATCGTAGAGACGATGTTCGGAACCTTTAACGGTACGAAGGTAACGGTATAA
- the aroF gene encoding 3-deoxy-7-phosphoheptulonate synthase encodes MIIVLKPNTSKENVARVEELIKRKGLDTHVVNGAEMTVIGCIGDTTRVDPKIFEVDSSVDKVMHVQEPYKLANRAFHPEDSVVDVSGVKVGSGNMAFIAGPCSVETFDQVLEIAKAAKASGANLLRGGAFKPRTSPYSFQGLGLEGLDILYKVKEEVGLPIVTELMSAEYLDIFEEKVDLIQIGARNMQNFDLLKQLGKVKRPILLKRGLNATYEEWIMSAEYIMASGNENVILCERGIRTFESYTRNTLDLQSIPVLKKLTHLPVVIDPSHAGGKWWLVDSMAKAAVAAGADGLMIEVHNDPENALCDGAQSLKPEKFDKLMKELTAIANAVGKTF; translated from the coding sequence ATGATCATTGTATTAAAACCAAATACATCTAAAGAAAATGTAGCACGAGTGGAAGAATTAATCAAGCGTAAAGGACTGGATACCCACGTTGTAAACGGAGCGGAAATGACTGTTATCGGCTGTATCGGCGATACCACCAGAGTCGATCCCAAGATTTTTGAAGTGGACTCTTCCGTTGACAAGGTCATGCATGTTCAGGAACCTTACAAACTGGCGAACCGCGCATTCCACCCGGAAGACTCCGTGGTTGATGTATCTGGTGTCAAAGTCGGAAGCGGAAACATGGCATTTATCGCAGGTCCCTGCTCCGTAGAAACCTTTGATCAGGTACTGGAGATTGCCAAAGCCGCCAAAGCATCCGGCGCAAACCTGTTAAGAGGCGGTGCTTTCAAACCACGTACCAGCCCTTACTCTTTCCAGGGACTCGGTCTGGAAGGTCTTGACATTCTCTACAAAGTCAAGGAAGAAGTAGGACTTCCGATCGTTACAGAACTGATGTCCGCAGAATATCTGGATATCTTCGAAGAAAAGGTAGATCTGATCCAGATCGGAGCCAGAAACATGCAAAATTTCGATCTTTTAAAACAGTTAGGAAAGGTAAAACGTCCGATCCTTCTGAAGCGTGGCTTAAATGCGACCTACGAAGAGTGGATCATGTCTGCAGAATATATCATGGCAAGCGGTAATGAAAATGTAATCCTCTGCGAGCGCGGAATCCGTACCTTTGAGAGTTACACCAGAAACACCCTGGATCTCCAGAGTATTCCGGTCCTCAAGAAACTGACACATCTTCCGGTTGTCATCGATCCGAGTCATGCCGGAGGAAAATGGTGGCTGGTTGATTCCATGGCAAAAGCTGCTGTAGCAGCCGGTGCAGACGGACTGATGATCGAAGTCCACAACGATCCGGAAAACGCACTCTGCGACGGAGCACAGTCTCTGAAACCGGAGAAATTTGACAAATTAATGAAAGAACTGACTGCCATTGCAAACGCAGTCGGCAAAACATTCTGA
- the aroB gene encoding 3-dehydroquinate synthase has translation MRNIVVDLGKNSYPIYIEEGLLNHASDYILKDYPDRRIMIISDDNVYPLYGDILERQFAEKTFCTHFVLPHGETTKNFQSLPKIYEAMLDAKISRSDLVIALGGGVIGDLAGFAAASFLRGVNLIQIPTSLLAQVDSSVGGKVAVDLPQGKNLVGAFYHPKMVLIDPSVLNSLSDHFLKDGMGEVIKYGCIKDASLFKKLESFTSYDDLKTELTDIIARCVDIKREVVEHDQFDKGERMLLNFGHTLAHTIEQYYHYERESHGEAVGIGMYQISLLAEAKGLTKPGCAKRILDVLTKYELPVTCGLPLSNLTEAITLDKKNLNHHLNIILLKDIGDSYIYPTDAAFFDQPGLSV, from the coding sequence ATGCGAAACATAGTAGTAGATCTTGGAAAAAACAGTTACCCTATTTATATTGAAGAAGGACTTTTGAACCACGCGTCCGATTATATCTTAAAAGATTACCCGGATCGAAGAATCATGATCATTTCGGATGATAACGTCTATCCCCTTTATGGTGATATCCTGGAACGGCAGTTCGCAGAAAAGACATTCTGTACCCATTTTGTTCTCCCACACGGAGAAACCACCAAAAACTTCCAGTCTCTTCCGAAGATTTATGAAGCGATGCTGGATGCCAAAATTTCCAGAAGTGATCTTGTCATTGCCTTAGGTGGAGGCGTGATCGGAGATCTGGCGGGATTTGCTGCTGCCAGCTTCTTAAGAGGCGTCAATCTGATCCAGATTCCCACCTCTCTTCTGGCTCAGGTAGATTCTTCCGTCGGAGGCAAAGTCGCAGTCGATCTGCCTCAGGGCAAGAACTTAGTCGGTGCATTTTATCACCCAAAAATGGTGCTGATCGATCCATCCGTTTTAAACAGTCTGTCCGATCATTTTCTGAAAGACGGTATGGGCGAAGTTATCAAATACGGATGTATCAAGGATGCTTCTCTTTTCAAAAAACTGGAATCCTTTACCTCTTATGACGATTTGAAAACAGAGCTTACTGATATCATCGCACGCTGTGTGGATATTAAGCGGGAAGTCGTAGAACACGACCAGTTTGACAAAGGCGAGCGCATGTTGCTCAATTTCGGACATACTCTGGCCCACACCATTGAGCAGTACTATCATTATGAAAGAGAAAGCCACGGCGAGGCTGTCGGAATCGGCATGTATCAAATCTCGCTTCTCGCCGAAGCAAAAGGACTGACAAAACCCGGCTGTGCAAAACGTATCCTGGATGTCCTGACCAAATACGAACTTCCGGTCACCTGTGGTCTTCCGCTTTCTAATCTGACAGAAGCCATTACTCTGGATAAGAAGAATCTGAATCACCATTTGAATATTATTTTATTAAAAGACATTGGTGACAGCTATATTTATCCGACAGACGCAGCC